The following coding sequences are from one Acidobacteriota bacterium window:
- a CDS encoding Hsp70 family protein encodes MRIGIDFGTTHTVVALVDRGNYPVVSFEGGDFVPSLVAAHDASGTLRWGWDAAAVRHEPGWTVLPSVKRLLSDAGPSTEVAVGRRRLPISALLEGFFSALHRELVERSNAGIAANDSITAAVSVPANASTAQRFLTLEAFKGGGFAVEALLNEPSAAGFEYAHRNRRDGRREHLVVYDLGGGTFDASLLRMTGKTNEVVATHGVQRLGGDDFDEAILALVLEKAHAHDVSDVERALVLEECVRAKESLSPNSRRFLVDLSALGKEPLVFPVDEVWEVCVPLVARTLEAVGALVEDGGDVSWADVASLYVVGGGGLLPLVPRLLKERFGDKRVRRSPHPFAATAMGLAVWLDREGGYALEDRLSRHFGVFRESGAGEDVVFDTIFEKGTPLPAPGEPPAVVTRRYRAAHDVGHFRFLECSRLTDGRPDGDVTPWDEGYFPFDPALRAADLAVAEVRRREDGPEVAETYALGSEGAITVTVTDAKDGFARTFRLTR; translated from the coding sequence ATGAGGATCGGAATCGACTTCGGCACGACGCACACGGTCGTCGCTCTCGTGGACCGCGGGAACTACCCCGTGGTGTCTTTCGAGGGGGGCGACTTCGTGCCGTCGCTCGTCGCGGCGCACGATGCGTCGGGCACGCTGCGCTGGGGATGGGACGCGGCCGCCGTGAGGCACGAGCCGGGCTGGACGGTTCTCCCCTCCGTCAAACGCCTCCTGAGCGACGCCGGGCCGTCGACGGAGGTCGCGGTGGGGCGGAGGCGCCTCCCGATCTCCGCCCTTCTCGAGGGCTTCTTCTCGGCGCTCCACCGCGAGCTCGTCGAGCGCTCGAACGCCGGCATCGCGGCGAACGACTCCATCACGGCAGCGGTGTCGGTTCCGGCGAACGCGTCGACGGCGCAGCGCTTCCTGACGCTCGAGGCGTTCAAGGGCGGCGGCTTCGCCGTGGAGGCGCTCCTGAACGAGCCGTCCGCCGCGGGCTTCGAGTACGCGCACCGCAACCGGCGCGACGGACGGCGCGAGCACCTCGTCGTGTACGACCTCGGCGGCGGCACGTTCGACGCGTCGCTGCTTCGCATGACGGGGAAGACGAACGAGGTCGTGGCGACGCACGGCGTCCAGCGCCTCGGCGGGGACGACTTCGACGAGGCGATCCTCGCGCTCGTGCTCGAGAAGGCCCACGCGCACGACGTCTCCGATGTCGAGCGAGCGCTCGTCCTCGAGGAATGCGTGCGGGCCAAGGAGTCCCTCTCCCCGAACTCGCGCCGGTTCCTCGTGGACCTGTCCGCTCTGGGGAAGGAGCCTCTCGTCTTTCCCGTCGACGAGGTCTGGGAGGTCTGCGTGCCGCTCGTCGCGCGCACGCTCGAGGCCGTCGGCGCGCTCGTCGAGGACGGAGGGGACGTTTCGTGGGCGGACGTCGCGTCGCTCTACGTCGTGGGCGGCGGCGGCCTCCTGCCGCTCGTGCCGCGCCTCCTGAAGGAGCGCTTCGGTGACAAGCGCGTGCGGCGCTCGCCGCACCCGTTCGCGGCGACGGCGATGGGCCTCGCCGTTTGGCTGGACCGCGAGGGCGGCTACGCGCTCGAGGACCGGCTGTCACGGCACTTCGGCGTCTTCCGCGAGAGCGGGGCGGGCGAGGACGTCGTCTTCGACACGATCTTCGAGAAAGGGACGCCGCTGCCCGCGCCCGGCGAGCCGCCCGCCGTCGTGACGCGCCGGTACCGCGCCGCGCACGACGTCGGCCACTTCCGGTTTCTCGAGTGCTCGCGCCTCACGGACGGACGCCCGGACGGCGACGTGACGCCGTGGGACGAGGGGTACTTCCCGTTCGATCCGGCGCTGCGCGCCGCGGACCTCGCCGTGGCGGAAGTGCGGCGGAGGGAGGACGGCCCCGAGGTCGCCGAGACCTACGCGCTCGGGAGCGAGGGCGCGATCACGGTCACGGTGACCGACGCGAAGGACGGCTTTGCGCGGACGTTCCGGCTGACGCGCTGA
- a CDS encoding amidohydrolase family protein, translating to MKFRPQDALSILALFGCVAAQPAPAQAPPPSAVLFENVRIFDGTSARLSAPSNVLVVGNVIKSISTAPVAAPAGSAVTRIAGGGRTLMPGLIDAHTHLMFATIPQAAILMSDIGFVNVAAVKAANDMLLRGFTSVRDLGGPIFGLKSGIDAGLAAGPRIWPSGAFISQTGGHGDFRLPNDLPARPGDYTYSERVGAAAIADDAATVRLRAREQLALGASQIKLMAGGGVSSSYDPLDVTQYTVGELRAAVEAAENWGTYVTVHAYTPRAVKQAIEAGVKCIDHGQLLDDATAKLMAEKGIWWSLQPFLDDRPSAFPEGSPNRAKQLEMFKGTDTAYALAKKFRIKTAWGTDTLFDAAVAATQGDQLAKMVRWYTPAEILRMATADNAEMLALSGLRSPYPGRLGVVAEGALADLLLVDGDPIANLKLIADPAKNFLVIVKDGKIYKNAVR from the coding sequence ATGAAATTCCGCCCCCAGGATGCCCTCTCGATCCTCGCCCTTTTCGGCTGCGTCGCGGCGCAACCCGCCCCTGCACAGGCCCCTCCGCCGTCCGCCGTCCTCTTCGAGAACGTCCGCATCTTCGACGGCACGTCGGCCCGCCTCTCGGCGCCGTCGAACGTTCTCGTCGTCGGAAACGTGATCAAGTCGATCTCGACGGCTCCCGTCGCCGCTCCCGCCGGCTCGGCCGTGACCCGGATCGCGGGCGGCGGCCGGACGCTGATGCCGGGGCTGATCGACGCCCACACGCACCTGATGTTCGCGACGATCCCGCAGGCCGCGATCCTCATGAGCGACATCGGCTTCGTGAACGTCGCCGCGGTCAAGGCCGCGAACGACATGCTCCTGCGCGGCTTCACGAGCGTCCGCGACCTCGGCGGCCCGATCTTCGGCCTCAAGAGCGGCATCGACGCCGGCCTCGCGGCCGGTCCGCGGATCTGGCCCTCCGGCGCGTTCATCTCGCAGACGGGCGGCCACGGCGACTTCCGCCTTCCGAACGACCTGCCGGCGCGGCCCGGCGACTACACGTACAGCGAGCGCGTCGGCGCCGCCGCCATCGCGGACGACGCCGCGACGGTGCGCCTGCGCGCGCGCGAGCAGCTCGCGCTCGGCGCCTCGCAGATCAAGCTGATGGCCGGCGGCGGCGTCTCGTCCAGCTACGATCCGCTCGACGTCACGCAGTACACCGTCGGCGAGCTGCGCGCCGCCGTCGAGGCGGCCGAGAACTGGGGCACGTACGTCACCGTTCACGCCTACACGCCGCGCGCCGTGAAGCAGGCGATCGAGGCAGGCGTCAAGTGCATCGACCACGGACAGCTCCTCGACGACGCGACCGCGAAGCTGATGGCCGAAAAGGGAATCTGGTGGAGCCTCCAGCCGTTCCTCGACGACCGCCCGTCGGCGTTCCCGGAGGGCTCGCCGAACCGCGCCAAGCAGCTCGAGATGTTCAAGGGCACCGACACGGCCTACGCCCTCGCGAAGAAATTCAGGATCAAGACGGCATGGGGGACCGATACGCTGTTCGACGCGGCCGTCGCCGCGACACAGGGGGACCAGCTCGCGAAGATGGTCCGCTGGTACACGCCGGCCGAGATCCTGCGGATGGCGACGGCGGACAACGCGGAGATGCTCGCGCTCTCCGGCCTGCGCAGCCCGTATCCCGGCAGGCTCGGCGTCGTCGCGGAGGGCGCCCTGGCCGACCTGCTCCTCGTGGACGGCGACCCGATCGCCAACCTGAAGCTGATTGCCGATCCCGCGAAGAACTTCCTCGTGATCGTCAAGGACGGGAAGATCTACAAGAACGCCGTGCGCTGA
- a CDS encoding TonB-dependent receptor, whose protein sequence is MKPYFALALAAAASLAPVADAQAQRVPTPAASAQMVVSGSKTPEDTMDVTGSVEVVTGEELRRTGARTLQDALQNVVGVEAGGGSDGGSRFPNLGMWGLKEFDALLVTVDGVPAGGPFNPSLAQIPIEDIDRIEIAKGPQGTLYGVSAFAGMVQVFTRRGKNTSVTLGLGSWNDKHASLAWEKHDGNSITHVAGSMFRDNGFQDNTDSSVDRLAMGFGGKTREGSWDLTLAVLRDTAYWGSPLPIAGGEFVPGFEVDRNYAVGGARMDHRVYSLTSTIARRLSPQVQMENTLGLTRDEQIAVRSFIDGVDGSTATAHGTSLLPLQTTFFEDARVVTTAGRHRLVTGIALTSGKTTVEGTGFDLTLTTGSNPVVPSVDSLPVGDTRSAEDQRTFWGFYANDTWTPWKWLALTFGARYDRTSETLSAVVNEVGGPGPEAGSSERTDGDWSGGVSALIRIVDGKAKGFLNVLHLYVAAKSNFKPAAPNILEAEATNILEPERSRSGEAGLKSRLFGGNVSLDMSLFHMTLENVVVSTLGPDGRPALTNAGEERFQGFEGQVTWAPPAWKGFALGAGYAHHDATYVSFSFVTPDGELVVVDGKRVELVPRDLWNVRLAWAPKSGLGFWGAVRHQGIRPYTRRNTAYAPAFYEWDAGVSWENEWVRFSFTGRNLGDDRHVVTESELGDAQFYLAPKRRYVGEMTLRF, encoded by the coding sequence GTGAAACCCTATTTCGCTCTCGCCCTCGCCGCCGCCGCCTCCCTCGCCCCGGTCGCGGACGCCCAGGCTCAGCGCGTCCCCACGCCGGCGGCTTCCGCCCAGATGGTCGTATCGGGCTCGAAGACGCCCGAGGACACGATGGACGTGACGGGCTCCGTTGAAGTCGTGACGGGCGAGGAGCTGCGCCGGACCGGCGCGCGGACGCTGCAGGACGCCCTCCAGAACGTCGTGGGCGTCGAGGCCGGCGGGGGCTCGGACGGCGGGTCGCGTTTTCCGAACCTCGGGATGTGGGGTCTGAAGGAGTTCGACGCGCTCCTCGTGACGGTCGACGGCGTCCCCGCCGGCGGGCCGTTCAACCCGTCGCTCGCGCAGATCCCCATCGAGGACATCGACCGCATCGAGATCGCAAAGGGGCCGCAGGGCACTCTCTACGGCGTCTCGGCGTTCGCGGGCATGGTGCAGGTCTTCACGCGGCGGGGGAAGAACACGAGCGTGACCCTCGGGCTCGGATCCTGGAACGACAAGCACGCATCCCTCGCCTGGGAGAAGCACGACGGGAACTCGATCACGCACGTCGCCGGCTCGATGTTCCGCGACAACGGATTCCAGGACAACACCGATTCATCGGTCGACCGGCTCGCGATGGGCTTCGGGGGAAAGACGCGCGAGGGCTCGTGGGATCTCACGCTCGCCGTCCTCCGGGACACGGCCTACTGGGGCTCGCCGCTCCCGATCGCGGGCGGCGAGTTCGTGCCCGGCTTCGAGGTGGACCGGAACTACGCCGTCGGCGGCGCGCGCATGGACCACCGCGTCTACTCCCTGACGTCCACGATCGCGCGGAGGCTCTCCCCGCAGGTGCAGATGGAGAACACGCTCGGCCTCACGCGCGACGAGCAGATCGCCGTGCGTTCCTTCATCGACGGTGTCGACGGGAGCACGGCCACGGCGCACGGGACGTCGCTGCTCCCCCTCCAGACGACCTTCTTCGAGGATGCGCGCGTCGTGACCACGGCCGGCAGGCACCGCCTCGTCACGGGGATCGCGCTCACGTCCGGCAAGACCACCGTCGAAGGGACGGGCTTCGACCTCACGCTCACGACCGGCTCGAACCCCGTGGTGCCCTCCGTCGACTCGCTCCCGGTGGGCGACACTCGCTCCGCGGAGGACCAGCGGACGTTCTGGGGCTTCTACGCGAACGACACGTGGACGCCGTGGAAGTGGCTCGCCCTCACGTTCGGCGCGCGGTACGACCGGACGTCCGAAACGCTCTCGGCCGTCGTGAACGAGGTCGGCGGGCCCGGCCCCGAGGCGGGCTCGAGCGAGCGCACCGACGGTGACTGGTCGGGCGGCGTCTCGGCACTCATCCGGATCGTCGACGGCAAGGCGAAGGGCTTCCTGAACGTCCTCCACCTCTACGTCGCGGCCAAGAGCAACTTCAAGCCGGCCGCCCCGAACATCCTCGAGGCCGAAGCCACGAACATCCTCGAGCCGGAGCGCTCGCGCTCGGGCGAGGCCGGCCTCAAGTCGCGCCTCTTCGGCGGCAACGTCTCGCTCGACATGTCTCTCTTCCACATGACGCTCGAGAACGTCGTCGTCTCGACGCTCGGACCCGACGGCCGGCCCGCCCTCACGAACGCGGGCGAGGAGCGCTTCCAGGGCTTCGAGGGCCAGGTCACGTGGGCGCCGCCCGCGTGGAAGGGCTTCGCGCTCGGCGCCGGCTACGCGCACCACGACGCGACGTACGTGAGCTTCTCCTTCGTGACGCCGGACGGCGAGCTCGTCGTCGTGGACGGCAAGCGCGTCGAGCTCGTGCCGCGCGACCTCTGGAACGTCCGCCTCGCGTGGGCCCCGAAGTCGGGCCTCGGCTTCTGGGGCGCCGTGCGGCACCAGGGCATCCGCCCGTACACGCGCCGCAACACGGCGTATGCGCCGGCGTTCTACGAGTGGGACGCGGGCGTCTCGTGGGAGAACGAATGGGTGCGTTTCTCCTTCACCGGCCGCAACCTCGGCGACGACCGCCACGTCGTGACCGAGAGCGAGCTCGGCGACGCGCAGTTCTACCTGGCGCCTAAGAGGCGCTACGTCGGGGAGATGACGCTGAGGTTCTGA
- a CDS encoding Bax inhibitor-1/YccA family protein, translating into MPTELPPRPFDSPQPISPSASVAIPSFLARVYAWMAAGLLTTALAAFVVLSSPTIFQAIYGNRIVLYGLMFAELGLVVWLSGIIGRLSSGAAASVFLLYSTLNGLTMAGIFLVYTSSSIVSTFVVTAGMFGAMSVYGLVTKRSLDGLGSFAFMGLIGVFLAMLLNLWLNNNALGFVISCVGVIVFTALTAYDTKKLKMMAATLDGRSEEGKRGAISGALALYLDFINLFLMLLRLFGNRR; encoded by the coding sequence ATGCCCACCGAGCTCCCGCCGCGCCCGTTCGATTCCCCTCAGCCGATCAGCCCCTCGGCGTCGGTGGCGATTCCCTCGTTCCTCGCGCGCGTCTACGCATGGATGGCGGCCGGGCTCCTGACGACGGCTCTCGCCGCCTTCGTGGTCCTGTCCAGCCCGACGATCTTCCAGGCGATCTACGGAAACCGGATCGTGCTTTACGGGCTCATGTTCGCAGAGCTCGGACTCGTCGTCTGGCTCTCGGGGATCATCGGCCGCCTCTCGTCCGGCGCTGCGGCTTCGGTCTTCCTCCTCTACTCGACGCTGAACGGCCTCACGATGGCCGGGATCTTCCTCGTCTACACGTCGTCGTCGATCGTGTCGACCTTCGTCGTCACGGCCGGGATGTTCGGCGCGATGAGCGTCTACGGCCTCGTCACGAAGCGCTCGCTCGACGGCCTCGGCTCGTTCGCGTTCATGGGGCTCATCGGCGTCTTCCTTGCGATGCTCCTGAACCTCTGGCTGAACAACAACGCGCTCGGGTTCGTCATCTCCTGCGTCGGCGTCATCGTGTTCACGGCGCTCACGGCGTACGACACGAAGAAGCTCAAGATGATGGCGGCCACGCTGGACGGCCGCTCCGAGGAGGGAAAGCGCGGCGCGATCTCGGGCGCCCTCGCCCTCTACCTCGACTTCATCAACCTCTTCCTCATGCTGCTCCGCCTCTTCGGGAACCGGCGGTAG
- a CDS encoding DUF1206 domain-containing protein, translating to MSPEARSAEGVIPERLAAFGFLTRGIVYLLIGGIAARVAILQRGRATGPAGALAKILTGPGGRLVLWLVAAGLFAFVLFRVTQCVRTRRPLLLAGYVGSAVGGLVLAITAVRVLLHFRGGGGEAGLHDLGARVLAHAGGRAALGLGGAIAAVAGGVQAIRALLGKLPADFTAAILPRAPRRWAPALARVGVFAHGVVVAVVGYSVFRTGLHANPRELGGTSGALRTVQTGGGGPVLFALVAAGLIAYGLSLVVLAAHRRRASH from the coding sequence GTGTCCCCTGAAGCGAGGAGCGCCGAAGGCGTCATCCCGGAGCGGCTCGCCGCGTTCGGCTTCCTCACGCGCGGGATCGTCTATCTCCTGATCGGCGGCATCGCCGCGCGGGTCGCGATTCTCCAGCGCGGCCGCGCGACGGGACCGGCCGGCGCGCTCGCGAAGATCCTCACCGGACCGGGCGGGCGGCTCGTCCTCTGGTTGGTGGCGGCAGGCCTCTTTGCGTTCGTGCTCTTCCGCGTCACGCAGTGCGTGCGCACGCGCCGGCCGCTCCTGCTCGCGGGCTACGTCGGAAGTGCGGTCGGCGGACTCGTTCTCGCGATCACCGCCGTTCGCGTCCTCCTCCATTTCCGCGGAGGCGGCGGCGAGGCGGGGCTCCACGACCTGGGCGCTCGCGTCCTCGCTCACGCCGGGGGGCGCGCCGCCCTCGGGCTCGGGGGCGCGATCGCCGCGGTCGCCGGGGGAGTTCAGGCCATCCGGGCGCTCCTCGGCAAGCTGCCGGCCGACTTCACCGCCGCGATCCTGCCCCGCGCGCCACGCCGATGGGCGCCGGCGCTCGCGCGCGTGGGCGTCTTCGCGCACGGGGTCGTCGTCGCCGTCGTCGGATATTCCGTCTTTCGGACGGGTCTCCATGCGAATCCGCGCGAGCTCGGCGGGACCAGCGGCGCGCTCCGCACGGTCCAGACAGGCGGGGGCGGGCCGGTCCTCTTCGCGCTCGTCGCTGCCGGCCTGATCGCATACGGCCTCTCGCTGGTCGTCCTGGCCGCCCACCGGCGCCGGGCCTCGCACTGA
- a CDS encoding 3'-5' exonuclease — protein sequence MTDSALPLDALGPVFELSAERPLAVFDLETTGTDRLSDRIVEVAVVRFGKGGDVATLDRRVNPGVKIPRESTRVHGISDADVAECPTFAALAPELALFLDGCDLAGYNVRQFDIPVLLREFELAKVPFSMDGRRVVDMQTIYFRREPRDLGAAVRFFAGREHALAHAALADAVASAEVLAGQLRRYADLPRDVAALHELSRPPEGRYVDPDKRFLWRDGEVVFAFGQHRGTRLAEVAEKNPSYLDWIVDGNFPDEAKRIARDAQRGVIPRRD from the coding sequence GTGACCGACTCCGCACTCCCCCTCGACGCCCTCGGCCCCGTCTTCGAGCTCTCGGCCGAGCGCCCGCTCGCGGTGTTCGACCTCGAGACGACGGGCACGGACCGCCTCTCGGACCGCATCGTCGAGGTCGCGGTCGTGCGTTTCGGCAAGGGCGGCGACGTCGCGACGCTGGACCGGCGCGTGAACCCGGGCGTGAAGATCCCGCGCGAGTCCACGCGCGTGCACGGCATCTCGGACGCGGACGTCGCGGAGTGCCCCACGTTCGCGGCTCTTGCGCCGGAACTCGCGCTCTTCCTCGACGGCTGCGACCTCGCGGGCTACAACGTCCGCCAGTTCGACATCCCGGTTCTTCTCCGCGAATTCGAGCTCGCGAAGGTCCCGTTCTCGATGGACGGGCGGCGCGTCGTCGACATGCAGACGATCTACTTCCGGCGCGAGCCGCGCGACCTCGGCGCGGCCGTGCGCTTCTTCGCGGGGCGCGAGCACGCCCTCGCCCACGCGGCCCTCGCGGACGCGGTCGCCTCGGCCGAAGTCCTCGCCGGGCAGCTCCGGCGCTACGCGGACCTCCCGCGCGACGTCGCGGCCCTCCACGAGCTCTCGCGGCCGCCCGAGGGCCGCTACGTCGACCCCGACAAGCGCTTTCTCTGGCGCGACGGCGAGGTCGTGTTCGCGTTCGGCCAGCACCGCGGGACGCGGCTCGCGGAGGTCGCCGAGAAGAACCCGTCGTACCTCGACTGGATCGTCGACGGGAACTTCCCCGACGAAGCCAAGCGCATCGCGCGCGACGCGCAGCGCGGCGTCATCCCGCGCCGGGATTGA
- a CDS encoding RNA pseudouridine synthase: MRPLPSPRGAEAYLAIDKPAGVAVHGPHGLIGPLRKEFGDNLALVHRLDKETSGVLLLARTPEALRAALEAWPASVTKTYRAVTRGVPSPPEGMVTEKLLEHRTGKPELLKRALKAAYGPSRAGHLLSGRRVLAIPAIPPPGRTIVHPAGREARTAYRVLEDRGTTALVELTPETGRMHQLRVHLAHLGTPLLGDPLYDTARTPDTPAPVLHAARLAWADPPGAPGAVWAWEAPPPAATRVGP; the protein is encoded by the coding sequence GTGAGACCCCTTCCGTCGCCGCGCGGCGCGGAGGCCTACCTCGCGATCGACAAGCCCGCCGGCGTCGCGGTCCACGGGCCGCACGGCCTCATCGGGCCGCTGCGCAAGGAGTTCGGCGACAACCTCGCCCTCGTCCACCGCCTCGACAAGGAGACGTCCGGCGTCCTCCTCCTCGCGCGCACGCCCGAGGCGCTGCGTGCCGCGCTGGAAGCGTGGCCCGCATCCGTCACGAAGACGTACCGCGCGGTGACGCGCGGCGTGCCGTCGCCGCCCGAAGGGATGGTGACGGAAAAGCTCCTCGAGCACCGCACGGGCAAGCCCGAACTCCTGAAGCGCGCGCTCAAGGCGGCCTACGGGCCCTCGCGCGCGGGACACCTTCTCTCGGGCAGGCGCGTCCTCGCGATCCCGGCGATCCCGCCCCCGGGCCGGACCATCGTGCACCCCGCCGGCCGCGAGGCGCGGACGGCGTACCGCGTCCTCGAGGACCGCGGGACGACGGCGCTCGTCGAGCTGACGCCGGAGACCGGCCGGATGCACCAGCTGCGCGTCCACCTCGCCCACCTCGGGACGCCGCTCCTCGGCGACCCCCTGTACGACACCGCCCGCACTCCCGATACGCCCGCGCCCGTCCTCCACGCCGCGCGCCTCGCCTGGGCCGATCCGCCGGGCGCCCCCGGCGCCGTCTGGGCGTGGGAGGCGCCGCCCCCCGCGGCCACGCGAGTTGGGCCATGA
- a CDS encoding DUF4920 domain-containing protein codes for MKRTSSALLAVLLLLPLTLLAAAGKFGAPLGSSPKVALADLVKDPAAFSGKTVKTEGVVSAVCQDKGCWMVLKSGDQSVRVRFKDYGFFVPMDSAGATAVMEGVFTVKTVPEATAKHYAEETPGGKPDAIKGDQKELSFLASGVELAKPAR; via the coding sequence ATGAAACGCACCTCATCCGCCCTCCTCGCCGTCCTTCTGCTCCTCCCGCTCACGCTCCTCGCCGCCGCCGGCAAGTTCGGCGCGCCGCTCGGGAGCTCGCCGAAGGTCGCGCTCGCCGACCTTGTGAAGGATCCCGCCGCGTTCTCCGGCAAGACCGTGAAGACCGAAGGCGTCGTCTCGGCCGTCTGCCAGGACAAGGGCTGCTGGATGGTCCTCAAGTCCGGCGATCAGTCCGTCCGCGTGAGGTTCAAGGATTACGGCTTCTTCGTCCCGATGGACTCCGCAGGCGCCACGGCCGTGATGGAGGGCGTCTTCACCGTGAAGACGGTCCCCGAGGCCACCGCGAAGCACTACGCGGAGGAGACCCCGGGCGGAAAGCCCGACGCCATCAAGGGCGACCAGAAGGAGCTCTCCTTCCTCGCCTCGGGCGTCGAGCTGGCGAAGCCCGCGCGCTGA
- a CDS encoding protein kinase, with product MDPLIGKSVSHYSVVRRLGSGGMGVVYEAEDSKLGRHVALKFLPPELARDGASLERFQREARAASALNHPGICTVFAIEEHEGQHFIVMECLEGQTLAQAMTARPAFDLEGVLAIGVQIADALESAHARGIVHRDVKPANVFVNARGQVKILDFGLARIEGARRGAGGDVSRLETVGDLTTPGTAMGTVSYMSPEQARGQLADARTDLFSLGTVLYEMATGALPFPGETSAVVFDAILNRDPLPAAVVNPALPPDLGRILDKALEKDRNLRYQTATDLKTDLSRLKRDMDSGKKRAAEKADSRGGGTKQVEKSIAVLYFENLSGVKEDEYFRDGITEDIITELSKIKGLNIFSRPTVLAYRDKPVTPAQIGQQLNAAYVLAGSLRRSGNRLRINAQLVDTHTDFPLWSERYDRQMEDVFELQDEIARKIAEALRVTLTPQEEEALAAKPTENLQAYDLYLRGKSYARRLTRRDFEFALQMFENAVALDPDFALAHAAIANVCAQTHYNYGRDPVWLEKAKAASARAVALRPELPEPLVAQAWILYADGQYGAAARCARVAIERKSDCEGAYYLLGRSLFASGQYQEIASVVDAAMEASGQDYNIYIPIQNALGALGKDEMVRNVRQRSMQALETHLRSVPEDARARVLLASDYAETGRREDAIREANLAVVLRPDEATVLYNAACVFCGLKDKAQALDALRKAWHAGFKDSGWARRDPDLALVHDDPEFLRLYPEKPAGA from the coding sequence GTGGATCCGCTGATCGGAAAAAGTGTGTCCCATTACTCCGTCGTCCGCCGGCTCGGGAGCGGCGGGATGGGGGTCGTGTACGAGGCCGAGGACTCGAAGCTCGGGCGGCACGTCGCGCTGAAGTTCCTTCCGCCCGAGCTCGCCCGCGACGGCGCGTCCCTCGAGCGCTTCCAGCGCGAGGCGCGCGCCGCGTCGGCGCTGAACCACCCGGGCATCTGCACGGTCTTCGCCATCGAGGAGCACGAAGGGCAGCACTTCATCGTGATGGAGTGCCTCGAAGGGCAGACGCTCGCCCAGGCGATGACGGCGCGCCCGGCGTTCGATCTCGAGGGCGTGCTCGCGATCGGCGTCCAGATCGCGGACGCGCTCGAGTCGGCTCACGCGCGCGGCATCGTGCACCGCGACGTCAAACCCGCGAACGTCTTCGTGAACGCCCGCGGGCAGGTGAAGATCCTCGACTTCGGCCTCGCCCGGATCGAAGGGGCGCGGCGCGGGGCGGGTGGCGACGTCTCCCGCCTCGAGACGGTCGGCGACCTCACCACGCCCGGCACGGCGATGGGCACGGTGTCGTACATGTCCCCGGAGCAGGCGCGCGGCCAGCTCGCCGACGCGCGCACGGACCTCTTCTCGCTCGGAACGGTCCTCTACGAGATGGCGACGGGCGCGCTGCCGTTCCCGGGGGAGACGTCGGCCGTCGTCTTCGACGCGATCCTGAACCGGGATCCGCTGCCGGCCGCCGTGGTGAACCCCGCGCTGCCGCCCGATCTCGGCCGCATCCTCGACAAGGCCCTCGAGAAGGACCGCAACCTCCGCTACCAGACCGCGACCGACCTGAAGACGGACCTCTCGCGGTTGAAGCGCGACATGGACTCCGGCAAGAAGCGCGCGGCCGAGAAGGCCGACTCGCGCGGCGGCGGGACGAAGCAGGTCGAGAAGTCCATCGCCGTCCTCTACTTCGAGAACCTCTCGGGCGTGAAGGAAGACGAGTACTTCCGCGACGGCATCACCGAGGACATCATCACGGAGCTCTCGAAGATCAAGGGCCTGAACATTTTTTCGCGCCCGACGGTCCTCGCGTACCGCGACAAGCCGGTCACGCCCGCGCAGATCGGCCAGCAGCTCAACGCGGCGTACGTCCTCGCGGGCAGCCTCCGCCGTTCCGGCAACCGGCTGCGGATCAACGCGCAGCTCGTCGACACGCACACGGACTTTCCCCTCTGGTCCGAGCGCTACGACCGCCAGATGGAGGACGTCTTCGAGCTGCAGGACGAGATCGCCCGGAAGATCGCCGAGGCGCTCCGGGTGACGCTGACGCCCCAGGAGGAGGAGGCGCTCGCCGCCAAGCCGACCGAGAACCTGCAGGCGTACGACCTCTACCTCCGCGGGAAGAGCTACGCGCGCCGTCTCACGCGGCGGGACTTCGAGTTCGCTCTCCAGATGTTCGAGAACGCGGTCGCGCTGGATCCGGACTTCGCGCTCGCCCACGCCGCGATCGCGAACGTCTGCGCGCAGACGCACTACAACTACGGGCGCGACCCCGTCTGGCTCGAGAAGGCCAAGGCGGCGTCCGCGCGGGCCGTGGCCCTCCGGCCCGAGCTCCCCGAGCCGCTCGTCGCGCAGGCCTGGATTCTCTATGCCGACGGGCAGTACGGCGCGGCCGCCCGCTGCGCGCGAGTCGCCATCGAGCGCAAGAGCGACTGCGAGGGCGCGTACTACCTCCTCGGCCGCTCGCTCTTCGCGTCCGGGCAGTACCAGGAGATCGCGAGCGTCGTGGACGCGGCCATGGAGGCGAGCGGTCAGGACTACAACATCTACATCCCGATCCAGAACGCGCTCGGTGCGCTCGGGAAGGACGAGATGGTCCGGAACGTCCGCCAGCGCTCGATGCAGGCGCTCGAGACACACCTGCGGTCGGTGCCGGAGGACGCGCGCGCGCGCGTCCTCCTCGCGAGCGACTACGCGGAAACCGGCCGCCGGGAGGACGCGATCCGCGAGGCGAACCTTGCGGTCGTGCTGCGCCCCGACGAGGCCACGGTCCTCTACAACGCGGCGTGCGTGTTCTGCGGCCTGAAAGACAAGGCGCAGGCTCTCGACGCGCTCCGCAAGGCGTGGCACGCGGGCTTCAAGGACTCGGGCTGGGCGCGCCGCGACCCGGACCTCGCCCTCGTGCACGACGACCCCGAGTTCCTGCGGCTCTACCCCGAAAAGCCCGCGGGCGCCTGA